Proteins found in one Neomonachus schauinslandi chromosome 1, ASM220157v2, whole genome shotgun sequence genomic segment:
- the JAM2 gene encoding junctional adhesion molecule B isoform X1, producing MARRSRHRLLLLLLRYLVVALGYHKAYGFSAPKDHQVVTAIEYQEVILACKYPKKTISSRLEWKKLGRSVSFVYYQQALQGDFKDRAEMIDFSIRIKNVTRTDAGKYRCEVSAPSEQGQNLEEDTVTLEVLVAPAVPTCEVPNSALSGTVVELRCQDKEGNPAPEYTWFKDGVPLSENPKLGSQSTNSSYTMNTKSGTLQFNTVSKLDSGEYSCEARNSVGHRRCPGKRMQVDDLNVSGIIAAVVVVASVISVCGLGVCYAQRKGYFSKETSFQKSSSASKATTMSENDFKHTKSFII from the exons ATCATAAGGCCTATGGATTCTCTGCCCCAAAAGACCATCAAGTGGTCACAGCAATAGAGTATCAAG AGGTTATTTTAGCCTGTAAATATCCAAAGAAGACCATTTCCTCCAGATTAGAGTGGAAGAAACTGGGCCGGAGTGTCTCCTTTGTCTACTACCAGCAGGCTCTTCAAG gtGATTTTAAAGATCGAGCTGAGATGATAGATTTCAGTATACGGATCAAAAATGTTACAAGAACTGATGCTGGGAAATATCGCTGTGAAGTTAGTGCCCCATCTGAGCAAGGCCAAAACCTGGAAGAAGATACGGTCACTCTAGAAGTCCTAG TGGCCCCAGCAGTTCCAACCTGTGAAGTACCCAATTCTGCTCTGAGTGGAACTGTGGTAGAGCTGCGATGTCAGGACAAAGAAGGGAATCCCGCTCCTGAGTACACATGGTTTAAAGATGGCGTCCCTTTGTCAGAGAATCCAAAACTTGGCTCCCAAAGCACCAACAGCTCCTATACAATGAATACAAAATCTGGAACTCTG CAATTTAACACTGTTTCAAAACTAGACAGTGGAGAATATTCCTGTGAAGCCCGTAATTCTGTTGGACATCGCAGGTGTCCCGGGAAACGAATGCAAGTCG ATGATCTCAATGTGAGTGGCATCATAGCAGCTGTGGTGGTTGTGGCCTCAGTGATTTCTGTTTGTGGCCTTGGCGTGTGCTATGCTCAGAGGAAAGGCTACTTTTCAA AAGAGACCTCGTTCCA GAAGAGTAGTTCTGCATCTAAAGCCACCACAATGAGTGAAAAT gATTTCAAGCATACaaaatcctttataatttaa
- the JAM2 gene encoding junctional adhesion molecule B isoform X2, which yields MARRSRHRLLLLLLRYLVVALGYHKAYGFSAPKDHQVVTAIEYQEVILACKYPKKTISSRLEWKKLGRSVSFVYYQQALQGDFKDRAEMIDFSIRIKNVTRTDAGKYRCEVSAPSEQGQNLEEDTVTLEVLVAPAVPTCEVPNSALSGTVVELRCQDKEGNPAPEYTWFKDGVPLSENPKLGSQSTNSSYTMNTKSGTLQFNTVSKLDSGEYSCEARNSVGHRRCPGKRMQVDDLNVSGIIAAVVVVASVISVCGLGVCYAQRKGYFSKETSFHSGGCKSRSR from the exons ATCATAAGGCCTATGGATTCTCTGCCCCAAAAGACCATCAAGTGGTCACAGCAATAGAGTATCAAG AGGTTATTTTAGCCTGTAAATATCCAAAGAAGACCATTTCCTCCAGATTAGAGTGGAAGAAACTGGGCCGGAGTGTCTCCTTTGTCTACTACCAGCAGGCTCTTCAAG gtGATTTTAAAGATCGAGCTGAGATGATAGATTTCAGTATACGGATCAAAAATGTTACAAGAACTGATGCTGGGAAATATCGCTGTGAAGTTAGTGCCCCATCTGAGCAAGGCCAAAACCTGGAAGAAGATACGGTCACTCTAGAAGTCCTAG TGGCCCCAGCAGTTCCAACCTGTGAAGTACCCAATTCTGCTCTGAGTGGAACTGTGGTAGAGCTGCGATGTCAGGACAAAGAAGGGAATCCCGCTCCTGAGTACACATGGTTTAAAGATGGCGTCCCTTTGTCAGAGAATCCAAAACTTGGCTCCCAAAGCACCAACAGCTCCTATACAATGAATACAAAATCTGGAACTCTG CAATTTAACACTGTTTCAAAACTAGACAGTGGAGAATATTCCTGTGAAGCCCGTAATTCTGTTGGACATCGCAGGTGTCCCGGGAAACGAATGCAAGTCG ATGATCTCAATGTGAGTGGCATCATAGCAGCTGTGGTGGTTGTGGCCTCAGTGATTTCTGTTTGTGGCCTTGGCGTGTGCTATGCTCAGAGGAAAGGCTACTTTTCAA AAGAGACCTCGTTCCA ttctggaggctgcaagtccagATCAAGATGa